A region of Thermococcus piezophilus DNA encodes the following proteins:
- the cas10 gene encoding type III-A CRISPR-associated protein Cas10/Csm1, with protein sequence MEIDELIALGGLLHDIGKPVQRAGLYSGDHSTQGARFLKDLARNTGRAEYELLSLFSEFHHRGHMKKDELMIKRIKEASPERFGLAVDDVLNALWIVYEADNLASGEREEGQPQASRPLYSVFNPKKAYPWAELDFEKELPVPGDVFSIRSQDYRELVKRLWEELSKAKLGSDRLLPVLEKYLTFVSSVTSEGNVISLYDHMKMTSAIALAMFRSGCTAEDVRSGGCRKEKRFLLIEGDFSGIQDFIYRVSGKGTLKYLRARSAYLELIGWDVVLEILSRLGLTRANVIFNAGGHFMIIAQNTPDAIEELEEIRGKAVEWLYREFESDLYLAIEWEPVSGREFGREGGKNLFAEARKRLKHKLTVRKLKRFGEIKGLFEHGHTERLAECPVCGRELPEGKLEPSASDPETKVCPTCNRLISLGGNLPKLLGFGQTDKNDAGVLVEGPFSGFAPYLPGSRPVGEQILVKNTLDPSGIPESAQFVPYFVADYFKKDPKGGVATFEELSMASTDTRRLGVMKGDVDSLGEFFISMDSPSKLATASRFMDYFFKGYLRAIIEGKFGYLIGDVPSLRDWPEEPDIVVVYAGGDDFFIVGAWDQIFELAFKVRRAFNAYTGGKLTLSVGLGYFDERTPIYRMADVVSERLDTAKDEGRNRVFVVGRSRPLDGKHKLSYGWSHYEELWRTYAPRIYAGNGRLKGKLESKKGLLWKLLEIRELYVRDPNDVRWAYLTAYLLGRHGLSDLFPELVGIDTKAIERKEPQPVYWVDGVLKIVLMAVRR encoded by the coding sequence GTGGAAATCGATGAATTGATCGCCTTGGGCGGGCTTCTCCACGACATAGGGAAGCCCGTGCAGCGGGCAGGTCTTTACTCCGGAGATCATTCCACACAGGGTGCGAGGTTCCTCAAGGACTTAGCCCGGAACACCGGAAGGGCAGAATACGAGCTCCTTTCCCTTTTCTCCGAGTTCCATCACAGGGGGCACATGAAAAAAGATGAACTGATGATAAAGAGGATAAAGGAGGCCTCCCCCGAGCGTTTTGGCCTCGCGGTAGATGACGTCCTCAACGCCCTCTGGATAGTCTACGAGGCCGATAACCTGGCATCGGGCGAAAGGGAAGAGGGGCAGCCGCAGGCGTCAAGGCCGCTGTACTCCGTGTTCAACCCAAAGAAAGCCTATCCCTGGGCTGAGCTGGACTTCGAGAAAGAACTTCCAGTCCCGGGGGACGTCTTTTCCATCAGGTCCCAAGACTACAGAGAGCTGGTCAAGAGGCTCTGGGAAGAACTTTCCAAGGCCAAGCTTGGGAGCGACAGACTCCTGCCGGTTCTCGAAAAGTACCTGACCTTCGTCAGCTCCGTGACGAGCGAGGGGAATGTCATCTCGCTATATGACCACATGAAAATGACCTCAGCAATAGCCCTTGCGATGTTTCGTTCCGGATGCACCGCCGAGGACGTTAGGTCCGGGGGATGCAGGAAAGAGAAACGTTTTCTACTCATTGAGGGGGACTTTTCCGGAATACAGGACTTCATCTACCGCGTGAGCGGAAAAGGAACCTTGAAATACCTCCGCGCAAGGAGTGCATACCTCGAACTCATCGGCTGGGACGTCGTGCTTGAGATACTCTCAAGGCTGGGCCTCACGAGGGCCAACGTGATATTCAACGCGGGCGGTCACTTCATGATAATTGCCCAGAACACCCCCGATGCCATAGAGGAGCTGGAAGAGATAAGGGGGAAGGCCGTAGAGTGGCTTTATCGCGAGTTTGAGAGTGATCTATACCTTGCCATAGAATGGGAGCCTGTTTCCGGCAGGGAGTTTGGAAGAGAAGGTGGGAAAAACCTCTTTGCGGAGGCCAGAAAAAGGCTCAAGCACAAGCTCACTGTGAGAAAGCTCAAGCGCTTCGGCGAGATAAAGGGCCTCTTCGAGCACGGGCACACCGAAAGGCTAGCGGAGTGTCCCGTATGCGGCCGAGAGCTTCCTGAGGGAAAACTCGAACCTTCTGCCTCTGACCCCGAGACCAAAGTATGTCCCACGTGCAACAGGCTCATCAGCCTCGGGGGTAACCTTCCAAAGCTGCTCGGATTTGGGCAAACCGACAAAAACGACGCTGGAGTCCTCGTTGAGGGGCCCTTTTCGGGCTTCGCCCCATACCTTCCGGGAAGCAGGCCCGTCGGAGAACAAATTCTGGTTAAGAACACACTCGACCCCAGTGGAATCCCCGAGAGTGCCCAGTTCGTCCCGTATTTCGTGGCGGACTACTTCAAGAAAGACCCTAAGGGAGGAGTTGCGACGTTTGAAGAGCTTTCAATGGCGTCAACCGATACGAGAAGGCTTGGCGTTATGAAGGGGGATGTGGACAGTCTTGGAGAGTTCTTCATCTCGATGGACAGCCCGTCAAAGCTCGCAACGGCGTCGAGATTCATGGACTACTTCTTCAAGGGCTACCTCAGGGCGATAATCGAGGGAAAGTTCGGCTACCTCATAGGAGACGTCCCCTCTCTGAGGGACTGGCCTGAGGAACCAGATATTGTCGTCGTCTATGCCGGCGGCGACGACTTCTTCATCGTTGGGGCATGGGACCAGATATTCGAGCTCGCATTCAAGGTGCGTAGGGCGTTCAATGCCTACACCGGCGGAAAGCTGACGCTCTCGGTTGGCCTCGGCTACTTCGACGAGCGCACGCCAATATACAGGATGGCGGATGTTGTAAGTGAAAGGCTTGACACGGCCAAAGATGAAGGCAGAAACAGGGTCTTCGTTGTCGGGAGGAGCAGACCGCTTGATGGGAAGCACAAGCTATCCTACGGGTGGAGCCATTACGAGGAGCTCTGGAGAACCTATGCCCCGAGGATATACGCCGGAAACGGAAGGCTGAAAGGAAAGCTGGAGTCCAAGAAGGGTCTTCTCTGGAAGCTCCTTGAAATAAGAGAGCTTTACGTCAGAGACCCGAACGACGTCCGCTGGGCTTACTTGACCGCATACCTGCTCGGAAGGCACGGTCTCTCTGATCTGTTCCCGGAGCTGGTTGGCATAGACACAAAGGCCATCGAGAGGAAAGAACCCCAGCCGGTTTACTGGGTTGATGGGGTTTTGAAAATCGTGCTCATGGCGGTTAGGAGGTGA
- the csm2 gene encoding type III-A CRISPR-associated protein Csm2: MNGLRYGNHMRKPGYRGRGSTVDPLKLFGEFPDVMDIKAALEQRKLEMIRLYFEGVVKKARDYLAWKPEEKLSHAVIVASYLVAQGLKTNQVRRILEMARNVELKLKRNKGEDIRDDIVRIRYVLAYTVGRATGRSKSPLEAFHKILDPMLEVLMKDPKAENFEKFYDFLQAVVAYHKFFGGKDR; the protein is encoded by the coding sequence GTGAATGGATTGAGGTATGGAAACCACATGAGAAAACCGGGATATAGGGGTAGAGGTTCTACAGTTGACCCCCTAAAGCTCTTCGGGGAGTTCCCGGATGTTATGGACATAAAGGCTGCGCTGGAGCAGAGAAAGTTGGAAATGATAAGACTCTACTTTGAGGGGGTAGTCAAAAAAGCCAGGGATTATTTGGCCTGGAAACCTGAAGAGAAGTTGTCTCATGCTGTCATCGTGGCATCATATTTGGTTGCTCAAGGACTGAAGACCAACCAGGTGAGAAGGATACTCGAAATGGCAAGAAATGTTGAGCTAAAGCTCAAAAGGAATAAGGGCGAAGATATACGCGACGATATAGTTAGAATACGCTACGTTTTGGCTTATACTGTTGGAAGGGCCACCGGTCGCTCAAAAAGTCCTTTGGAAGCTTTTCATAAAATCCTTGATCCTATGCTTGAAGTGTTGATGAAAGACCCTAAGGCGGAGAACTTTGAAAAGTTTTACGATTTCCTCCAAGCTGTTGTTGCCTATCACAAGTTTTTCGGGGGGAAAGACAGATGA
- the csm3 gene encoding type III-A CRISPR-associated RAMP protein Csm3, whose translation MNRMFYGKIVIKGKIKAVTGLHIGSQREVLEIGGIDNPVIKDPYTGLPYIPGSSLKGRLRNLFEVLVNSKLAEWKDKYPSLSKYSPGSCRPENRENCGKFFNKKIHNGWIHACPDYETALACPVCRLFGASGNESNFPSRIIVRDAFLTKKWEEKWRAGEAITEAKIEVGIDRVTSQANLRITERVVADAEFKFEIIYNVENTTHWRDDIKNLLTAMALLEDSYLGGSGSRGYGKVEFIIDRFEFRPLDYYRTGKDEDIVSIDAREKSVSDILRGVDSLFSEVEGKLEAG comes from the coding sequence ATGAACAGGATGTTTTACGGCAAGATTGTAATTAAGGGTAAGATAAAGGCCGTTACCGGGCTCCATATAGGTTCTCAGAGGGAGGTTCTGGAAATCGGGGGAATAGACAATCCAGTCATAAAGGACCCCTACACTGGATTGCCATACATACCCGGTTCCTCGCTCAAGGGGAGACTCAGGAACCTATTTGAAGTCCTTGTAAACTCAAAACTTGCCGAGTGGAAGGACAAATACCCCTCTCTCTCAAAATACTCCCCGGGAAGTTGTAGACCAGAGAATAGGGAAAACTGCGGCAAGTTCTTCAACAAAAAGATTCACAATGGATGGATACACGCCTGTCCTGACTACGAGACTGCCCTCGCATGTCCAGTGTGCAGACTCTTTGGTGCCAGCGGAAATGAGAGCAACTTCCCATCGAGGATCATCGTCAGGGACGCGTTTCTCACCAAGAAGTGGGAGGAGAAGTGGCGCGCTGGAGAGGCAATAACCGAGGCTAAGATAGAGGTCGGTATAGACCGTGTTACATCCCAGGCGAACCTCAGAATCACCGAACGTGTCGTCGCCGACGCGGAATTCAAGTTTGAGATAATCTACAACGTGGAGAACACCACACACTGGAGGGACGACATCAAGAACCTCCTAACTGCCATGGCACTCCTTGAAGACAGCTATCTCGGCGGTTCCGGTTCGAGAGGCTACGGAAAAGTGGAGTTCATCATTGATAGATTTGAGTTCAGGCCTCTGGACTACTACAGGACGGGCAAAGATGAGGACATCGTTTCAATTGACGCCAGGGAGAAGTCAGTTAGTGATATACTCAGAGGAGTTGATTCCCTCTTCTCGGAGGTGGAAGGCAAGCTGGAGGCAGGGTGA
- the csm4 gene encoding type III-A CRISPR-associated RAMP protein Csm4: MPKFIAVKLIPKGPFRDIPRADTLFGAIGNATSAIHGQSAVEELVDAFMGGARISSAFPYSGDTYYLPKPLSVEPALEGILTGLDEEERYTTARRLRKAKYLDLKNFELALRLRPFTIPKEIPYARVDVPRVVLDRVTQDSSIYFWEEIRFREKSGVYFLYSGPREVFDEYIAPAMRFLGDTGIGGKSAWGAGLFEVEFHEMKIDAPGSEYSVTLSNALPTKTPVLWRLLRKGGWSFGRRKPRMTFIAEGSIVKNDPGRMERLELGLSHEVYVYGLTFPLGVELPEGLE, encoded by the coding sequence ATGCCGAAGTTCATTGCAGTAAAGCTCATCCCGAAGGGGCCGTTTCGGGACATCCCAAGGGCTGACACGCTCTTCGGAGCAATAGGAAACGCAACCTCAGCCATCCATGGACAATCGGCTGTCGAGGAACTTGTGGATGCCTTCATGGGCGGTGCGAGGATAAGCTCCGCGTTCCCATATTCCGGAGACACCTACTACCTACCAAAGCCCCTGAGCGTTGAGCCGGCTCTGGAGGGAATTCTCACAGGGCTCGATGAGGAGGAGCGCTATACAACGGCGAGGAGGCTCAGAAAGGCGAAGTACCTCGACCTCAAAAACTTCGAGCTTGCACTCCGGCTGCGGCCCTTCACTATCCCAAAAGAAATTCCCTACGCCAGAGTGGACGTGCCCAGAGTTGTCCTTGACAGGGTTACACAGGATTCTTCGATATACTTCTGGGAGGAGATCAGGTTTAGAGAGAAGAGCGGAGTCTACTTCCTCTATTCAGGCCCGCGGGAGGTGTTCGATGAATATATAGCGCCGGCCATGAGGTTCCTCGGCGACACGGGCATAGGTGGGAAATCGGCCTGGGGGGCAGGGCTGTTTGAGGTCGAGTTCCACGAGATGAAAATAGACGCACCTGGAAGCGAGTACAGCGTTACCCTCTCGAATGCCCTCCCGACCAAAACCCCCGTGCTCTGGAGGCTCCTCAGGAAAGGCGGCTGGAGCTTCGGCAGGAGGAAGCCGCGGATGACGTTCATCGCAGAGGGCTCAATCGTGAAAAATGATCCGGGAAGGATGGAAAGGCTTGAGCTGGGTTTAAGCCATGAAGTTTACGTCTATGGTCTCACCTTCCCGCTGGGCGTTGAACTCCCGGAGGGTCTGGAATGA
- the csm5 gene encoding type III-A CRISPR-associated RAMP protein Csm5, with protein sequence MTERTLKVLSPLHIGTGNELTPVDIYPRENIIHVLDTERLVNDLMNLGVELNEILALLKNPPGDAYIWKGYIEEFHLDPSDYSIYTLKIHGKIGRKSMQIKEFIKLNGRPYIPGSSLKGAIRTAVLYKALKECGDARAVMRVVSKVNGDVARDIGRNEDVLDYYMSSLSRDRVDRKRADDLLEAIVFGMEPDSRSKIRYEPKRDPMKALIVRDSKPVGRKHLAVYRVEVIGNPQPIPIWVEAIESGAATDVEIHVDTEALRLNADYFNGLLWECLKERGEPGEVFEDFLWEAVDEFYREVMKQEVKEIQKFRGYSSQVKSFYTSIKEYPGHVLRLGWGSGWLAMTIGLLLVERGYKWENVRKKLGLGKKPGGSGFSREFPKTRRLADGMPMGWVVLE encoded by the coding sequence ATGACCGAGCGAACACTCAAAGTTCTCTCGCCACTTCATATCGGAACCGGGAACGAGCTGACGCCGGTGGACATCTACCCTCGGGAAAACATCATCCATGTCCTTGACACTGAGAGGCTCGTGAACGACCTCATGAACCTTGGGGTGGAGCTGAACGAGATACTCGCCCTGCTCAAGAATCCTCCCGGGGACGCATACATCTGGAAGGGTTATATCGAGGAGTTCCACCTCGATCCCTCGGACTATTCCATATACACCCTAAAAATCCATGGAAAGATTGGGAGAAAGAGCATGCAGATAAAGGAATTCATCAAGCTCAACGGAAGGCCCTACATTCCGGGCTCGTCCCTCAAGGGGGCGATAAGAACCGCGGTGCTTTACAAAGCCCTAAAGGAGTGCGGCGATGCCCGGGCGGTCATGAGGGTCGTCTCAAAGGTAAACGGTGATGTTGCGAGAGACATTGGACGGAATGAGGACGTGCTCGACTACTACATGAGCTCCCTTTCAAGGGACAGGGTAGACAGAAAACGCGCTGACGATCTGCTCGAAGCCATAGTCTTCGGGATGGAGCCTGATAGCCGGTCTAAAATCCGTTACGAACCGAAGCGCGACCCGATGAAAGCGCTCATCGTTCGGGACAGCAAACCAGTAGGCCGAAAGCACCTGGCGGTCTACCGCGTTGAGGTCATTGGCAATCCGCAACCCATACCGATATGGGTCGAAGCCATTGAATCTGGAGCGGCTACGGACGTCGAGATACATGTGGACACCGAGGCCCTCAGGCTTAACGCCGACTACTTCAACGGTCTCCTCTGGGAGTGCCTTAAAGAGAGAGGAGAACCGGGGGAGGTCTTCGAAGACTTCCTGTGGGAGGCTGTTGATGAGTTTTACAGAGAGGTAATGAAGCAAGAAGTTAAAGAAATTCAAAAATTTAGGGGATATTCCTCACAGGTTAAGTCTTTCTATACTTCCATTAAGGAATACCCAGGGCACGTTTTGAGGCTTGGATGGGGAAGTGGCTGGCTGGCGATGACGATAGGACTGCTCCTTGTTGAGAGGGGCTACAAGTGGGAGAATGTGAGGAAAAAACTCGGACTCGGAAAGAAGCCCGGTGGGAGTGGTTTCTCAAGGGAGTTCCCCAAGACCAGGAGGCTGGCCGACGGAATGCCCATGGGGTGGGTGGTGCTGGAATGA
- the csx1 gene encoding CRISPR-associated CARF protein Csx1 — MKLLVVSWGDFERWKETKYRFGGETSVGPSTLPILQKVIKPDWTVIVLSDTIGKDFSSVETLREDVRNRVTDFLDRIGAGREVDVIIAPGIGEFTHGSFRGSAMDAYHYVLHALSEIIPTKGDLEVHFDSTHGLNYVTLLTYRALKDLLGIAAVMNTVTFHAYNSDPFVPKITRELSINTIETTTIKPAPLSEPLSGFDEYLCPYSMERAEFVRLKGSLNTLKNLRKEKKKLEAWIGSLLFGLPLLFLEEFPDIGWLELYIEELAETWEGAIAVNAEEKAVTRRLAFGSGFGTLVKLLFQARITRGLLVEEPYSIGKLYSVSDRLFRGSTLQRARVELGKIEDKAIKYARKGAFPRDIPLRDFLGFDAANREVSPRNVLAHAGLEANVVEISMEAWEPERPEEEAGRHTHLKYTSVGLKKVEDIVSRALKES; from the coding sequence ATGAAGCTCCTAGTCGTCTCCTGGGGCGACTTTGAAAGATGGAAAGAGACCAAGTATCGCTTTGGGGGAGAGACCTCAGTAGGGCCCTCAACACTCCCGATACTTCAAAAGGTCATCAAACCGGACTGGACCGTCATAGTTCTCTCGGACACTATTGGGAAGGACTTCTCCTCGGTGGAGACTCTGAGAGAGGACGTGAGGAATAGGGTTACGGATTTCCTCGACAGGATAGGAGCCGGCAGAGAGGTAGACGTCATTATCGCCCCCGGGATAGGCGAATTCACCCACGGGAGCTTCAGGGGAAGTGCTATGGATGCCTACCACTACGTTCTCCACGCCCTCTCTGAGATAATCCCAACCAAAGGCGATCTCGAAGTCCACTTTGACTCGACGCACGGGCTCAACTACGTAACCCTGCTGACGTATAGGGCGCTCAAAGACCTCCTGGGCATCGCGGCGGTAATGAACACCGTCACCTTCCACGCCTACAACTCCGACCCGTTCGTTCCCAAGATAACGAGGGAGCTGAGCATAAACACGATAGAAACGACGACGATCAAACCAGCCCCCCTATCTGAGCCCTTATCCGGCTTTGATGAGTACCTGTGCCCGTACTCAATGGAAAGGGCCGAGTTCGTAAGGCTCAAGGGCTCTCTGAACACTTTAAAGAACCTGAGAAAGGAGAAGAAAAAGCTTGAGGCGTGGATTGGCTCTCTGCTCTTCGGGCTCCCCCTTCTTTTTCTGGAAGAGTTCCCCGACATTGGATGGCTGGAATTATATATCGAGGAGCTCGCCGAAACGTGGGAGGGAGCAATAGCCGTTAACGCCGAAGAAAAGGCAGTAACACGAAGACTGGCCTTTGGCAGTGGCTTTGGAACGCTCGTCAAGCTCCTCTTCCAAGCGAGGATAACCAGGGGCCTACTCGTAGAAGAACCATACTCCATCGGCAAACTTTACAGCGTCTCGGATAGGCTCTTCCGCGGAAGCACCCTGCAGAGGGCAAGAGTGGAGCTCGGTAAGATTGAGGATAAAGCAATAAAATACGCAAGGAAAGGGGCATTTCCGCGGGACATTCCCCTGCGGGATTTCCTTGGGTTTGACGCCGCCAACCGGGAGGTGAGTCCAAGGAACGTGCTCGCCCACGCCGGCCTCGAAGCGAACGTCGTCGAAATATCGATGGAGGCCTGGGAGCCTGAACGGCCCGAGGAAGAGGCAGGAAGGCACACCCACCTGAAGTACACATCGGTGGGACTCAAAAAGGTGGAGGACATCGTAAGCAGGGCGCTGAAGGAGAGCTAA
- a CDS encoding alanyl-tRNA editing protein, whose product MTRKLYYEDAYMRDARAKVLEVMENALLLDQTVFYPTGGGQPHDRGTINGVEVLDVYKDDAGNVWHAVAEPGKFKPGDEVELKIDWDYRYKLMRIHSAMHLLEHVLNEVLGEGNWELYGSGMSVEKGRYDILYPENINQYKEKIIELFNKYIDEGGEMKIWWEGETRYTQIRDFEVIPCGGTHVRDIKEIGHLKKLKRSSLGKGKQRLEIWLED is encoded by the coding sequence GTGACGAGGAAGCTCTACTACGAGGATGCCTACATGAGGGATGCGAGGGCAAAGGTTCTTGAGGTTATGGAAAACGCCCTTCTTCTCGACCAGACGGTGTTCTACCCTACCGGCGGCGGCCAGCCCCACGACAGAGGAACGATAAACGGCGTCGAAGTTCTGGACGTCTATAAGGACGATGCTGGAAACGTCTGGCACGCCGTTGCTGAGCCGGGGAAGTTCAAGCCAGGTGACGAGGTCGAGCTCAAAATAGACTGGGACTACAGGTACAAGCTCATGCGCATCCACTCGGCCATGCACCTCCTCGAGCACGTCCTCAATGAGGTTCTTGGGGAAGGCAACTGGGAGCTCTACGGCAGCGGGATGAGCGTCGAGAAAGGTAGGTATGACATACTTTATCCGGAAAACATCAACCAGTACAAGGAGAAGATTATAGAGCTGTTCAACAAATACATCGACGAAGGCGGCGAGATGAAGATATGGTGGGAAGGGGAGACGCGCTACACTCAGATAAGGGACTTCGAGGTCATCCCCTGCGGCGGGACGCACGTGAGGGACATAAAGGAGATAGGACACCTCAAGAAGCTCAAGCGTTCCAGCCTCGGAAAGGGCAAGCAGAGGCTTGAGATCTGGCTTGAGGACTAA
- a CDS encoding dicarboxylate/amino acid:cation symporter produces MGRGILRTYLEIPVLYKILAGLVLGVILGMLVPEYSAALKPLGDLFVRLLKMLVMPIILFSLIVGAASINPARLGRVGVKIILYYLATSAFAVFFGLLMGNLFKPGTGIELGTGSGKAIEAQAPSLVQTLLNIVPTNPFAALSSGQVLPTIFFAIVFGIAISYLMNSEDERIRSSAETLFRVMDAAAEAMYKIVAGVMQYAPIGVFTLIYYVIGQFGPNVAGPLVKVVVAVYLGLILQILFVYGVLLKLFGIDPLKFLRKAKDAMITAFVTRSSSGTLPVTMRVAEEEMGVDRGIFSFTLPLGATINMDGTALYQGVTVLFVANAIGQPLTLEQQLVVILTAVLASIGTAGVPGAGAIMLAMVLQSVGLGLVEGSPVALAYAMILGIDAILDMGRTMVNVTGDLAGTTIVAKTEGELDSSKWVD; encoded by the coding sequence ATGGGAAGGGGGATATTGAGAACATATCTTGAAATTCCTGTGCTTTACAAGATCCTCGCTGGGCTCGTGCTGGGTGTTATCTTAGGCATGCTGGTTCCAGAGTATTCAGCAGCCCTAAAGCCGCTCGGAGACCTATTTGTGAGACTCCTGAAGATGCTAGTGATGCCGATAATACTGTTCTCGCTAATAGTCGGCGCCGCCAGCATCAACCCAGCGCGGCTCGGAAGGGTGGGCGTCAAGATAATCCTATATTACCTGGCCACATCGGCATTCGCAGTGTTCTTTGGCCTGCTGATGGGCAACCTCTTCAAGCCAGGAACTGGAATCGAGCTCGGAACCGGCTCTGGAAAGGCTATAGAGGCACAGGCTCCATCGCTCGTCCAGACACTCCTCAACATCGTCCCGACCAACCCCTTTGCAGCCCTCTCAAGCGGCCAGGTTCTTCCTACGATATTCTTCGCCATAGTCTTTGGAATAGCCATCAGCTACCTCATGAACAGTGAAGATGAAAGGATCAGGAGCTCAGCTGAGACGCTCTTCAGAGTTATGGATGCCGCCGCCGAGGCGATGTACAAGATAGTCGCCGGCGTCATGCAGTACGCTCCAATAGGTGTCTTTACTCTGATTTACTACGTCATTGGCCAGTTCGGCCCGAACGTCGCCGGACCACTCGTCAAGGTTGTCGTAGCGGTTTATCTTGGCCTCATCCTCCAGATTCTCTTCGTCTACGGCGTCCTGCTCAAGCTCTTCGGCATCGACCCGCTCAAGTTCCTCAGAAAAGCCAAGGACGCTATGATTACTGCCTTCGTTACGAGGAGCTCCAGCGGAACTTTACCCGTCACAATGCGCGTTGCCGAGGAGGAGATGGGCGTTGACAGGGGCATATTCTCCTTCACCCTGCCGCTCGGTGCAACGATAAACATGGACGGAACGGCGCTCTACCAGGGTGTCACGGTGCTCTTCGTTGCCAACGCCATCGGCCAGCCGCTGACACTTGAGCAGCAGCTCGTGGTCATCCTCACGGCTGTGCTCGCCTCGATCGGAACCGCTGGCGTTCCGGGTGCGGGAGCCATAATGCTGGCCATGGTGCTTCAGAGCGTCGGCCTCGGGCTCGTTGAAGGAAGTCCAGTAGCCTTAGCCTATGCCATGATACTCGGAATCGACGCAATACTTGACATGGGCAGGACGATGGTGAACGTTACCGGTGACCTAGCCGGAACGACTATTGTTGCCAAGACGGAGGGAGAACTGGACTCTTCAAAGTGGGTGGATTGA
- a CDS encoding biotin--[acetyl-CoA-carboxylase] ligase produces MSGLGSEIIGRKIIHLPEVDSTNEYAKLIALDEREGTVVVADRQTAGKGRKGRTWASPEGGLWMSVILKPKAEPKHLPTLVFIGALAVVDTLWKFGIEAGIKWPNDVWVNGRKICGVLTEGRIREFVILGIGLNVNNEVPEELRKIATSMREFLGREVSLSEAFHTLIRNLDHWYGLFLDRRYGEIISALKERSIVLGKEVKIIDDETELVGRAVDIDVDGALILETPKGRVRVLHGDVSLRFL; encoded by the coding sequence ATGTCGGGACTGGGCAGTGAAATTATTGGCCGTAAAATAATCCACCTTCCTGAAGTAGATTCAACCAATGAGTACGCCAAGCTCATCGCTCTAGATGAGCGTGAGGGGACGGTGGTGGTGGCGGACAGACAGACCGCCGGAAAAGGGAGGAAAGGCCGTACCTGGGCTTCCCCGGAGGGAGGCCTCTGGATGAGCGTAATCCTGAAGCCTAAGGCTGAGCCCAAGCACCTTCCCACGCTCGTCTTCATCGGGGCCCTGGCCGTTGTCGATACTCTCTGGAAATTCGGAATTGAAGCGGGCATAAAATGGCCCAACGACGTCTGGGTAAACGGGAGAAAAATCTGCGGGGTTCTTACCGAGGGGAGGATCAGGGAGTTCGTTATCCTTGGGATAGGCCTCAACGTGAACAACGAGGTTCCTGAGGAGCTCAGGAAAATAGCGACCTCGATGAGAGAGTTCCTCGGCCGTGAGGTTTCCCTGTCAGAAGCCTTCCACACCCTCATTAGGAATCTCGATCACTGGTACGGACTCTTTCTCGATAGACGATACGGTGAGATAATATCCGCGCTGAAGGAGAGGAGCATTGTCCTCGGGAAGGAAGTCAAGATAATCGACGATGAAACAGAACTCGTCGGCAGGGCTGTGGACATAGATGTGGACGGCGCGCTGATTCTCGAAACACCAAAGGGCAGAGTGCGGGTACTCCATGGCGACGTTTCTCTCAGATTTCTCTAA
- the fba gene encoding class I fructose-bisphosphate aldolase: MDAYQSVGIRRRLKRFFRRDGRALIFAMDHGFEHGPTDFEEYWEHVNPKIITRKVMRAGVDGVMMLPGLVRLAGDEVKPYRGLMIKLTSKTNLRPKDEQLLQSQLGFVEDAIKLGADAIAATVYWGSPQEDVMMRQFAEIASYAHNMGFPVVQFAYPRGPYINEKYGKKEDYRVVMYGARAAVESGADMIKTYWTGSRETFTKVVDAAAGVPVLLSGGAKTENPVDFLRVVYDVIEAGGAGAVVGRNIFQRENPEPLIKALIRVIHRNEEPEEAAKAEGLL, from the coding sequence ATGGATGCCTACCAGAGCGTTGGGATTAGAAGAAGGTTGAAGCGATTCTTCCGCAGAGATGGGAGGGCGCTGATATTCGCGATGGACCACGGCTTCGAGCACGGACCGACAGATTTTGAGGAGTACTGGGAGCACGTTAACCCAAAAATCATCACAAGAAAGGTCATGCGCGCAGGAGTAGATGGTGTGATGATGCTCCCTGGCCTCGTAAGGTTAGCGGGCGACGAGGTTAAGCCCTACAGGGGGCTTATGATAAAGCTCACCAGCAAGACCAACCTGAGGCCAAAGGATGAGCAGCTCTTACAGAGCCAGCTCGGTTTTGTTGAAGACGCGATTAAGCTCGGCGCCGACGCCATAGCGGCGACCGTCTACTGGGGCTCGCCGCAGGAGGACGTTATGATGCGCCAGTTCGCCGAAATAGCGAGCTACGCCCACAACATGGGCTTCCCGGTTGTACAGTTCGCCTATCCGCGCGGCCCGTACATCAACGAGAAGTACGGCAAAAAGGAGGACTATCGTGTTGTTATGTACGGCGCGAGGGCGGCCGTTGAGAGCGGAGCCGACATGATAAAGACCTACTGGACGGGCTCAAGGGAGACCTTCACCAAGGTGGTCGATGCCGCAGCAGGAGTTCCAGTCCTTCTGAGCGGTGGCGCTAAGACCGAGAATCCAGTTGACTTCCTTAGGGTGGTTTACGACGTCATAGAGGCCGGCGGAGCTGGAGCGGTCGTCGGCAGGAATATCTTCCAGCGTGAAAACCCAGAGCCACTCATCAAGGCCCTCATAAGAGTCATCCATCGCAACGAAGAGCCAGAAGAGGCTGCCAAGGCCGAAGGGCTTCTCTGA